From Streptomyces sp. NBC_00683, one genomic window encodes:
- a CDS encoding NAD(P)-binding protein — protein sequence MQRIHIVGGGLAGLTAAITAAESRVPVTLHEAHHTLGGRARTAEGPYLTNEGPHALYRRGPHWTWLDKRKLLGPLASVPPLEGTRFFFRRDGALRRTPPLALLRLARRSAPVDTDFLSWATGQTGEEGARAAAHYMGVALFHHDPGSLSAAFVQERLRRATALPPEAHYPIGGWAQLVERMASRAWDLGVRIETARRIDSGALAGLARNGPVIVATHLDAARTLLDDPTLTWDSGRTALIDLALRTRRGDPFIISDLDAPGWIERFTAQDPTLAPAGEQLIQAQIPLAPGTPRADAVHRAEELLDLGFPGWRDRTTWRREALAAGRTGAVDKPGTTWRDRPAVDRGDGILLAGDQVAAPGLLSEVAFNSGIEAAVLAVKLLGKPAQETPAALDLKDA from the coding sequence ATGCAGCGCATCCACATCGTCGGCGGCGGCCTCGCAGGACTCACCGCGGCCATCACCGCCGCCGAATCGCGCGTCCCCGTCACCCTCCACGAGGCCCACCACACCCTCGGCGGACGGGCCAGGACGGCCGAGGGCCCCTACCTCACCAACGAGGGCCCGCACGCCCTCTACCGCCGCGGACCGCACTGGACCTGGCTCGACAAGCGCAAGCTCCTCGGCCCGCTCGCCTCCGTACCGCCCCTCGAAGGCACCCGCTTCTTCTTCCGCCGCGACGGCGCCCTGCGCAGGACCCCGCCCCTCGCCCTGCTCCGCCTCGCCCGCCGCAGCGCCCCCGTCGATACCGACTTCCTCAGCTGGGCCACCGGGCAGACGGGCGAGGAGGGCGCCCGCGCGGCCGCGCACTACATGGGCGTGGCGCTCTTCCACCACGATCCCGGATCGCTCTCCGCCGCCTTCGTGCAGGAACGGCTCCGGCGCGCCACCGCACTGCCGCCCGAAGCCCACTACCCCATCGGCGGCTGGGCGCAGCTCGTCGAACGGATGGCCTCACGCGCCTGGGACCTCGGCGTACGCATCGAAACGGCCCGGCGCATCGACTCCGGCGCCCTCGCCGGCCTCGCACGCAACGGTCCGGTGATCGTCGCCACCCATCTGGACGCCGCCCGCACCCTGCTCGACGACCCCACCCTGACCTGGGACAGCGGCAGGACCGCCCTGATCGACCTGGCCCTGCGGACCCGGCGCGGCGACCCGTTCATCATCTCCGACCTCGACGCCCCCGGCTGGATCGAACGGTTCACCGCCCAGGACCCCACCCTCGCCCCCGCCGGCGAACAGCTCATCCAGGCCCAGATCCCCCTCGCCCCCGGCACCCCGCGCGCCGACGCCGTCCACCGCGCCGAGGAACTCCTCGACCTCGGCTTCCCCGGCTGGCGCGACCGCACCACCTGGCGGCGCGAGGCCCTCGCGGCCGGCCGCACCGGCGCCGTCGACAAACCCGGCACCACCTGGCGCGACCGCCCCGCCGTCGACCGCGGCGACGGAATCCTCCTCGCGGGCGACCAGGTCGCGGCCCCCGGACTCCTCAGCGAAGTCGCGTTCAACAGCGGCATCGAAGCGGCGGTACTGGCCGTGAAACTCCTCGGAAAACCGGCACAGGAGACCCCGGCAGCACTTGACCTCAAGGACGCTTGA
- a CDS encoding ankyrin repeat domain-containing protein — protein MNAVDHRLLDTARTGDTEGVRAALEEGARVEARDEELRTPLLLAALGDHVDAARLLVEAGASPDAQDSREDSPWLVTGVTGSVAMLRVLLPAGPDLTLRNRFGGISLIPASERGHVAYVREVLRATDIDVDHVNRLGWTALLEAVILGDGGRAHQEIVEVLLAAGATPGLPDGDGVTALEHAERRGFTEMVALLRDAHGTGDSR, from the coding sequence ATGAACGCCGTCGACCACCGGCTGCTCGACACCGCCCGTACCGGCGACACCGAAGGAGTGCGGGCCGCGCTCGAGGAGGGGGCCCGTGTCGAGGCCCGCGACGAGGAGCTGCGTACCCCGCTGCTCCTGGCGGCTCTCGGTGACCATGTCGACGCGGCGCGGCTGCTGGTCGAGGCGGGCGCCTCTCCGGACGCGCAGGACAGCCGCGAGGACAGCCCCTGGCTGGTCACCGGGGTCACCGGCAGCGTGGCGATGCTGCGTGTCCTGCTGCCGGCGGGCCCCGATCTGACGCTCCGCAACCGGTTCGGCGGCATCTCGCTGATCCCGGCGAGCGAGCGCGGACATGTCGCCTACGTGCGGGAGGTGCTCCGTGCCACCGACATCGACGTCGACCACGTCAACCGTCTGGGCTGGACGGCCCTGCTGGAGGCCGTGATCCTCGGCGACGGCGGACGGGCGCACCAGGAGATCGTCGAGGTGCTGCTGGCGGCGGGCGCGACGCCGGGGCTGCCGGACGGCGACGGGGTCACGGCGCTGGAGCACGCGGAGCGTCGCGGCTTCACGGAGATGGTGGCGCTGCTCCGGGACGCGCACGGCACCGGGGACTCCCGGTGA
- a CDS encoding GNAT family N-acetyltransferase: MIRIATAADVPVIHAMVRELAEYEKALDEAQATEEQLREALFGERPAAYAHIAVSDEDGEVVGFALWFLNFSTWRGVHGVYLEDLYVRPERRGGGHGKALLAQLARICVERGYGRLEWSVLDWNAPSIAFYESLGARPQDEWTVYRLTDGALAELGAS, translated from the coding sequence ATGATTCGTATCGCTACCGCCGCCGACGTTCCTGTCATTCATGCGATGGTCCGTGAACTCGCCGAGTACGAGAAGGCGCTGGACGAGGCGCAGGCCACCGAGGAGCAGTTGCGTGAGGCGCTGTTCGGGGAGCGGCCCGCCGCGTACGCCCACATCGCGGTGTCGGACGAGGACGGCGAGGTCGTCGGGTTCGCGCTGTGGTTCCTCAACTTCTCGACGTGGCGCGGGGTGCACGGCGTGTATCTGGAGGATCTGTACGTGCGTCCGGAGCGGCGCGGGGGCGGGCACGGGAAGGCGTTGCTCGCCCAGCTGGCGCGGATCTGCGTGGAGCGTGGGTACGGGCGCCTGGAGTGGTCGGTGCTGGACTGGAACGCCCCGTCCATCGCGTTCTACGAGTCGCTGGGTGCGCGTCCTCAGGACGAGTGGACGGTGTACCGGCTGACGGACGGGGCGCTGGCCGAGCTGGGCGCGTCCTGA
- a CDS encoding NAD(P)/FAD-dependent oxidoreductase: MSTVSTVNGGISFWYAHEGTPAPREPLPGDTTADICIVGGGYTGLWTAYYLKKAVPFLNITVLEAKFCGYGASGRNGGWLYNGIAGRDRYARLHGHDAAVRLQKAMNETVDEVIRTAADENIDADIHHGGVLEIAHTPAQLARLKDSHSVEIAFGETDRVLRGARETAERIRVTGAVGSSWTPHGARLHPAKLVKGLADTVEALGVTIHESTPVTEIKPKHAVTPYGTVRAPYILRCTEGFTSALKGQKRTWLPMNSSMIVTEPLPKSVWDTIGWEGRENLGDTAHAYMYAQRTADDRIALGGRGVPYRYGSATDNDGRTQPATIEALRDLLVRFFPTTAGTRIDHAWSGVLGVPRDWCATVTLDRSTGLGWAGGYVGSGVATANLAARTLRDLIQQDSGQAGPTDLTTLPWVNHKVRRWEPEPFRWLGVHTLYAAYRSADRRETRSPQPGTDRIAKLADRISGRH; the protein is encoded by the coding sequence ATGAGCACCGTCAGTACCGTCAACGGCGGCATTTCATTCTGGTACGCGCACGAGGGCACCCCCGCCCCACGCGAACCCCTGCCCGGCGACACCACCGCCGACATCTGCATCGTCGGCGGCGGCTACACCGGCCTCTGGACGGCCTACTACCTGAAGAAGGCCGTCCCCTTCCTCAACATCACCGTCCTGGAAGCCAAGTTCTGCGGCTACGGCGCCTCCGGCCGCAACGGCGGCTGGCTCTACAACGGCATCGCAGGCCGCGACCGCTACGCCCGGCTCCACGGCCACGACGCCGCCGTGCGCCTGCAGAAGGCCATGAACGAGACCGTCGACGAGGTCATCCGCACCGCCGCCGACGAGAACATCGACGCCGACATCCACCACGGCGGCGTCCTCGAGATCGCCCACACCCCGGCCCAGCTCGCCCGCCTCAAGGACTCCCACTCCGTCGAGATCGCCTTCGGCGAGACCGACCGAGTCCTGCGCGGCGCCCGCGAAACCGCCGAACGCATCCGTGTCACCGGCGCCGTCGGCTCCAGCTGGACCCCGCACGGCGCCCGCCTGCACCCCGCCAAACTCGTCAAGGGCCTCGCCGACACCGTGGAGGCCCTCGGTGTCACGATCCACGAATCCACACCCGTCACGGAGATCAAGCCCAAGCACGCCGTCACCCCCTACGGCACGGTCCGCGCCCCGTACATCCTGCGCTGCACCGAAGGTTTCACCTCCGCGCTCAAGGGCCAGAAGCGCACCTGGCTCCCCATGAACTCCTCCATGATCGTCACCGAGCCCCTCCCCAAGTCCGTCTGGGACACCATCGGCTGGGAAGGCCGCGAGAACCTCGGCGACACGGCCCACGCCTACATGTACGCCCAGCGCACCGCGGACGACCGCATCGCGCTCGGCGGCCGGGGCGTCCCCTACCGCTACGGCTCCGCCACGGACAACGACGGCCGCACCCAGCCCGCCACCATCGAAGCCCTGCGCGACCTGCTCGTCCGCTTCTTCCCCACCACGGCAGGCACCCGCATCGACCACGCCTGGTCCGGCGTACTCGGTGTCCCCCGCGACTGGTGCGCCACCGTCACCCTGGACCGCTCCACGGGCCTCGGCTGGGCCGGCGGCTACGTGGGCTCCGGCGTCGCCACGGCCAACCTCGCCGCCCGCACCCTGCGCGACCTCATCCAGCAGGACTCCGGCCAGGCCGGCCCCACCGACCTGACGACCCTCCCCTGGGTCAACCACAAGGTCCGCCGCTGGGAACCCGAACCCTTCCGCTGGCTCGGCGTCCACACCCTGTACGCCGCCTACCGCTCCGCCGACCGCCGCGAAACGAGGTCCCCGCAGCCGGGCACGGACCGGATCGCGAAACTGGCGGACCGCATCTCGGGCCGGCACTGA
- a CDS encoding response regulator transcription factor, producing the protein MTQPDTGAVRILLCDDHAVVRAGLLALLGSEPDIEVVGEAGSGEEAVALAARLTPDVVLMDLQLGPGIDGVEATRRIAGTGDTHVLVLTTYDTDADITRAIEAGATGYLLKAERPEELFAAIRSAAQGRTTLSPPVASRVMAQMRKPRPTLTERELDILGQLSQGLGNRDIARALFISEATVKTHLGRIYDKLGVDTRAGAVSVAKEQRLLP; encoded by the coding sequence ATGACGCAGCCCGACACCGGAGCCGTACGGATCCTCCTCTGCGACGACCACGCCGTCGTACGCGCCGGACTGCTCGCTCTCCTCGGCAGCGAACCGGACATCGAGGTCGTCGGCGAGGCGGGCAGCGGCGAGGAAGCCGTCGCTCTGGCCGCCCGGCTCACCCCGGACGTCGTCCTGATGGACCTCCAGCTCGGCCCGGGCATCGACGGCGTCGAAGCCACCCGCCGGATCGCCGGCACGGGGGACACCCACGTCCTCGTCCTCACCACGTACGACACGGACGCCGACATCACCCGCGCCATCGAGGCGGGCGCCACCGGCTACCTGCTCAAGGCCGAACGCCCGGAGGAACTGTTCGCCGCGATCCGCTCGGCGGCACAGGGCCGCACCACCCTGTCCCCGCCCGTCGCCAGCCGCGTCATGGCCCAGATGCGCAAACCCCGCCCCACCCTGACCGAACGCGAACTCGACATCCTGGGCCAGCTCTCCCAGGGCCTCGGCAACCGGGACATCGCGCGTGCCCTGTTCATCAGCGAGGCCACCGTCAAGACCCACCTGGGCCGGATCTACGACAAGCTCGGCGTCGACACCCGGGCGGGCGCCGTCTCCGTCGCCAAGGAGCAGCGGCTCCTGCCGTGA
- a CDS encoding sensor histidine kinase: MQDRSEPVPTGDRPPGPGQDTRPGTGPDPLPAADRTTARAADPDARWLALLTHAAFFLLLGASLARFLMRHPGETRTPWIIALSVTLAVLYLLGPVLGSRPTSRRLIRLGVLVVVWMVLVLLAPSFAWCAVPLFYTGLRILPPRAALALVALLTVFVVGAQLRLADGFDPNLVLAPPAVAAVATAVFVHMQRQAVLQQELASRQRELIDDLLRTRRELAATERREGTLAERQRLSMEIHDTLAQGLSSQQMLLQAADRSWDSDPTAARRHVRTATGIAERNLAEARRFVHDLAPADLAEGGGLEAALHALAARETAQSHGRIAVRCHVEGTPLATLPDRVQSALLRIAQGALANVTEHAGATAAGLTLTHLDDRVVLDIADNGRGFGPAGPAPRPPGGVRGHGLPAMRARVQQLGGTLTIESAPGEGTVLSAVVPLPTATAPPPEDTR, translated from the coding sequence GTGCAGGACCGAAGCGAGCCGGTACCCACAGGGGACCGGCCCCCCGGGCCCGGCCAGGACACCCGCCCCGGCACCGGCCCGGACCCCCTCCCGGCCGCGGACCGGACCACCGCACGGGCCGCCGACCCCGATGCCCGGTGGCTGGCCCTCCTCACGCACGCCGCGTTCTTCCTGCTGCTCGGCGCCTCGCTCGCCCGCTTCCTGATGCGCCACCCCGGCGAGACCCGCACCCCGTGGATCATCGCGCTGTCGGTGACCCTCGCCGTGCTCTACCTCCTGGGCCCGGTGCTCGGCTCCCGGCCCACGTCCCGACGGCTGATCCGGCTCGGCGTCCTCGTCGTCGTCTGGATGGTGCTGGTCCTGCTCGCGCCGAGCTTCGCGTGGTGCGCGGTACCGCTCTTCTACACCGGGCTGCGGATCCTGCCGCCCCGCGCCGCACTGGCCCTGGTCGCCCTGCTCACCGTGTTCGTCGTCGGCGCGCAACTGCGGCTGGCGGACGGCTTCGACCCGAATCTGGTGCTGGCCCCGCCCGCCGTCGCGGCCGTCGCCACCGCCGTCTTCGTCCATATGCAGCGCCAGGCCGTACTCCAGCAGGAACTGGCCTCCCGTCAGCGCGAACTGATCGACGACCTGCTGCGTACCCGGCGCGAACTGGCCGCCACCGAGCGCCGCGAGGGAACCCTCGCCGAACGCCAGCGGCTCTCCATGGAGATCCACGACACCCTCGCCCAGGGACTGTCGAGCCAGCAAATGCTGCTCCAGGCGGCGGACCGCTCCTGGGACTCCGATCCGACGGCTGCCCGCCGCCATGTCCGGACGGCGACCGGCATCGCGGAACGCAACCTGGCCGAGGCCCGCCGCTTCGTGCACGACCTGGCCCCCGCCGATCTGGCGGAGGGCGGCGGCCTCGAAGCGGCACTGCACGCCCTCGCCGCACGCGAGACGGCCCAGTCGCACGGCCGGATCGCCGTCCGCTGCCATGTGGAGGGCACCCCGCTCGCCACACTGCCCGACCGGGTGCAGTCGGCGCTGCTGCGGATCGCGCAGGGGGCGCTGGCCAACGTGACCGAACACGCGGGCGCGACCGCCGCGGGACTGACCCTGACCCACCTGGACGACCGTGTCGTCCTCGACATCGCCGACAACGGCCGCGGCTTCGGCCCGGCCGGACCGGCACCCCGCCCGCCCGGTGGCGTACGCGGCCACGGGCTGCCGGCCATGCGCGCCCGGGTCCAGCAGCTCGGCGGCACACTCACGATCGAGTCGGCGCCGGGCGAGGGAACGGTCCTGTCCGCCGTCGTCCCCCTGCCCACCGCCACCGCACCCCCTCCGGAGGACACCCGATGA
- a CDS encoding pentapeptide repeat-containing protein, whose protein sequence is MGCMAGRGNRSSRGAGAKDTVAAARRPEVGLPPLVAYEGEGLEPDGDYDGVRFERVDLTDASGPGARFMDCELRDCALDRTELVRARFIDSVLTGVRGVGTDLAGASLRDVEVVDARLGGVQLHGAVLERVLVRGGKIDYLNLRKARLKDVVFEGCVLSEPDFGEAQLVRVEFRDCVLKRADFSAVRMESVDLRTVAELDIARGVERLAGAVISPSQLMELAPAFAAQIGVRVEA, encoded by the coding sequence ATGGGGTGCATGGCAGGCAGAGGCAACAGGAGCAGCAGGGGTGCGGGCGCGAAGGACACCGTGGCGGCGGCGAGGCGGCCGGAGGTCGGACTGCCCCCGCTCGTGGCGTACGAGGGTGAGGGGCTGGAGCCGGACGGGGACTACGACGGCGTGCGGTTCGAGCGCGTCGATCTGACGGACGCCTCGGGTCCCGGTGCCCGATTCATGGACTGTGAGCTGCGGGATTGCGCCCTGGACCGTACGGAGCTGGTCCGGGCCCGGTTCATCGACTCGGTGCTGACGGGTGTACGGGGTGTGGGCACCGATCTCGCGGGGGCGTCCCTGCGGGATGTGGAGGTCGTGGACGCCCGGCTGGGCGGGGTGCAGCTGCACGGTGCGGTGCTGGAGCGCGTGCTGGTGCGCGGCGGGAAGATCGATTACCTGAATCTGCGCAAGGCACGGCTGAAGGACGTGGTCTTCGAGGGCTGTGTGCTGTCGGAGCCGGACTTCGGGGAGGCGCAGCTGGTGCGGGTGGAGTTCCGCGACTGTGTGCTGAAGCGGGCCGACTTCAGTGCCGTGCGGATGGAGTCGGTGGACCTGCGGACCGTTGCCGAGCTCGATATCGCACGGGGGGTGGAGCGGCTGGCGGGGGCGGTGATCAGCCCGTCCCAGCTGATGGAGCTCGCTCCGGCGTTCGCGGCGCAGATCGGGGTGCGGGTGGAGGCGTAG
- a CDS encoding M1 family metallopeptidase, protein MDQRTPVRSAAPATLLLALLTLATACTTDTGGVRGTPGAAGLRDPYFPRLGNGGYDVTHYDLTLAVDAGSGLLRGTAEITARATQDLSAFNLDLAGLDVGSVTVEGRPAAVNRAGSELTLRPDNEVEDRLRKGRTFRTVVRYSGAPRTFTDADGSKEGWVRTGRGSVALGEPTGSMAWFPGNHHPSDKASYDIRVTVPEGWSAVSNGELASRRTAGRRTTFHWRTREPMASYLATVAVGRYTVKQSATGDGMPVLTAVDPAAVSASAAVLGRIPEVLRWAEQTFGPYPFASAGAIVGLSKDSDYALETQNRPFFPGPPDIGLLVHELAHQWFGNSVTPESWQDMWLNEGFATYAEWLWNEEHEGVPVRDSFDAAYENDANWAFPPGDPPSAAELSGPPVYGRGAMVVHRIRQRMGDDEAFFALVRGWLKAHRHGNASTEDFTAYVEKESGLDLTGLWDTWLNGRSRPARG, encoded by the coding sequence GTGGATCAGCGAACCCCGGTACGGAGTGCGGCGCCCGCCACCCTGCTGCTCGCCCTCCTGACCCTGGCCACCGCCTGCACGACGGACACCGGCGGGGTGCGGGGCACACCCGGCGCGGCAGGGCTGCGCGATCCGTACTTCCCCAGGCTCGGCAACGGCGGCTACGACGTCACGCACTACGACCTGACCCTGGCCGTCGACGCCGGGTCAGGCCTGCTGCGCGGTACGGCGGAGATCACCGCCCGCGCGACCCAGGACCTCAGCGCGTTCAACCTCGATCTGGCGGGGCTGGACGTCGGGTCGGTGACCGTCGAGGGAAGGCCCGCGGCCGTGAACCGGGCGGGCAGCGAACTGACGCTGCGTCCGGACAACGAGGTCGAGGACCGCCTGCGCAAGGGCAGGACGTTCCGTACCGTCGTCCGCTACTCGGGCGCACCTCGGACGTTCACCGATGCCGACGGGTCGAAGGAGGGCTGGGTGCGGACCGGGCGCGGGTCGGTCGCGCTCGGTGAGCCGACCGGTTCCATGGCCTGGTTCCCCGGGAACCACCACCCGAGCGACAAGGCCTCGTACGACATCAGGGTCACCGTGCCCGAGGGGTGGAGCGCTGTCTCCAACGGCGAACTGGCGTCCCGGCGTACGGCAGGGAGGCGCACCACGTTCCACTGGCGCACCCGTGAACCCATGGCGAGCTATCTCGCGACCGTCGCGGTCGGCCGCTACACGGTGAAGCAGTCGGCCACCGGGGACGGTATGCCGGTCCTCACCGCCGTCGACCCGGCGGCGGTGAGCGCGAGCGCCGCCGTGCTCGGCAGGATCCCGGAGGTCCTCCGGTGGGCGGAGCAGACGTTCGGCCCGTACCCGTTCGCCTCGGCCGGGGCGATCGTCGGGCTGAGCAAGGACTCCGACTACGCGCTGGAGACCCAGAACCGGCCGTTCTTCCCCGGCCCGCCCGACATCGGGCTGCTCGTCCACGAGCTGGCCCACCAGTGGTTCGGCAACTCCGTCACTCCGGAGAGCTGGCAGGACATGTGGCTCAACGAGGGCTTCGCGACGTACGCGGAGTGGCTCTGGAACGAGGAGCACGAGGGCGTTCCCGTCCGGGACAGCTTCGACGCGGCGTACGAGAACGACGCGAACTGGGCCTTCCCGCCGGGCGATCCGCCGTCCGCCGCGGAACTGTCCGGGCCTCCGGTGTACGGGCGCGGCGCGATGGTCGTCCACCGGATCCGGCAGCGGATGGGCGACGACGAAGCCTTCTTCGCCCTCGTGAGGGGCTGGCTGAAGGCCCACCGGCACGGCAACGCGTCGACCGAGGACTTCACCGCGTACGTGGAGAAGGAGTCCGGCCTGGATCTGACGGGCTTGTGGGACACCTGGCTCAACGGCAGGAGCCGGCCCGCCCGAGGCTGA
- a CDS encoding YncE family protein, translating into MSVRRAVPAVVAALLLAGCATGTRTSADAPGPTPEAGAGTGTAQGRTPHGTLLVADFGGDTVTFVDPGPGRDAGPLGSVEAGTAPYGLTVGEDGRAWVATAEGVAVIDTATRTRLAVIPYATESGPVTTGEYRGGGMGIALAPDGAHVYVGVNVPGGNGVLEVIDTATRKVTATVPVGRRPFDVDVSADGREVYATGHDSFDVTAVGTRTLEPRRMEVAPYGTEGGLGSWLKPHYAVVRPSDGKLLLPFEGERLAVLDPRTGKVRTERMTADTHQHGAALTPDGTLLVVGTGPIAADDEEASLTVRTPDGGERTVALDGPHEDVAVSQDGRTAYVTGGFTRDGHWNGITVVDLAGEGAGKPFRIGAGERPLGIAVL; encoded by the coding sequence GTGAGTGTCCGCAGGGCGGTGCCGGCGGTGGTTGCCGCCCTGCTGCTCGCGGGCTGTGCGACGGGCACCCGGACCTCAGCGGACGCGCCTGGGCCCACGCCCGAAGCGGGAGCGGGTACGGGCACGGCGCAGGGGCGCACACCGCACGGGACCCTCCTCGTCGCCGACTTCGGCGGTGACACCGTGACGTTCGTCGATCCGGGCCCGGGCCGGGACGCGGGCCCTCTCGGGTCGGTGGAGGCCGGCACCGCTCCGTACGGCCTGACCGTCGGCGAGGACGGCCGGGCCTGGGTGGCGACCGCCGAGGGGGTCGCGGTCATCGACACGGCGACGCGGACCCGTCTCGCCGTCATCCCGTACGCAACGGAATCGGGCCCGGTCACGACAGGCGAGTACCGGGGCGGCGGCATGGGCATCGCCCTCGCGCCCGACGGCGCGCACGTATACGTCGGCGTCAACGTCCCCGGCGGGAACGGGGTGCTGGAGGTCATCGACACCGCGACCCGCAAGGTCACCGCCACCGTCCCGGTCGGCCGCCGGCCCTTCGACGTCGACGTCTCGGCCGACGGCCGCGAGGTGTACGCCACCGGTCACGACTCGTTCGACGTGACGGCCGTCGGTACCCGCACCCTGGAGCCGCGGCGCATGGAGGTCGCCCCGTACGGCACCGAGGGGGGCCTCGGTTCGTGGCTGAAGCCGCACTACGCCGTGGTGCGCCCGTCGGACGGGAAGCTGCTGCTGCCGTTCGAGGGCGAGCGGCTCGCCGTTCTCGATCCGCGTACCGGCAAGGTCCGGACCGAGCGCATGACCGCCGACACGCACCAGCACGGCGCGGCTCTCACCCCCGACGGGACCCTCCTCGTCGTCGGTACAGGCCCGATCGCCGCGGACGACGAGGAAGCGTCCCTCACCGTTCGGACCCCCGACGGCGGGGAACGCACCGTCGCCCTGGACGGACCGCACGAGGACGTGGCCGTGTCGCAGGACGGCCGCACGGCGTACGTCACCGGCGGCTTCACCCGCGACGGCCACTGGAACGGCATCACGGTCGTCGACCTGGCCGGGGAAGGGGCCGGGAAGCCGTTCAGGATCGGTGCGGGCGAACGCCCCCTGGGCATCGCCGTCCTCTGA
- a CDS encoding GlcG/HbpS family heme-binding protein, whose translation MKKMSLRTRVLTGAVAAAALSAGTFGAMSANASAPAAAPAAAVKADTADRNLQQSTHLTVAAATKAAQATLDAAKKENQRVSVAVVDRNGNTLVTLRGDGAGPQSPESAVKKAYTAVSWNAPTSELTKRLEQAPNLKDIPGTLFLAGGAPVQVKGAPVAGIGVAGAPSGDLDEKFAAAGVAALAK comes from the coding sequence ATGAAGAAGATGTCTCTGCGTACCCGCGTCCTGACCGGTGCCGTTGCCGCCGCCGCCCTGAGCGCCGGAACCTTCGGCGCGATGTCCGCGAACGCGTCCGCCCCGGCCGCCGCGCCCGCCGCCGCGGTCAAGGCCGACACCGCCGACCGGAACCTCCAGCAGTCCACCCACCTGACGGTGGCCGCCGCGACGAAGGCCGCCCAGGCCACCCTCGACGCCGCGAAGAAGGAGAACCAGCGGGTCTCGGTCGCCGTGGTCGACCGCAACGGCAACACCCTCGTGACGCTGCGCGGCGACGGCGCGGGTCCGCAGTCCCCCGAGTCCGCCGTGAAGAAGGCGTACACCGCCGTGTCCTGGAACGCCCCCACCTCCGAGCTGACGAAGCGCCTGGAGCAGGCCCCGAACCTGAAGGACATCCCCGGCACACTGTTCCTGGCGGGCGGCGCACCCGTACAGGTCAAGGGCGCCCCGGTGGCGGGCATCGGTGTGGCCGGGGCCCCGAGCGGTGACCTCGACGAGAAGTTCGCCGCGGCGGGCGTCGCGGCGCTGGCGAAGTAG
- a CDS encoding zinc-binding dehydrogenase produces the protein MHAIRLHAFGPAENLRHELTDDPVPAPGQVRIAVAAAGVHLIDTALREGMTGPYPAPAELPTIPGREVAGTVESLGEGTDPAWLGRHVVAHIGTAPGGYAELAVVDADKLHPVPAGLDAAEAVAMIGTGRTTLGILQFTELGPDSVAVVTAAAGGIGTLLVQHARNTGATVIGLAGGPAKVARVKENGADLAVDYTLPDWPRQVRMHLDTLGRRATVVYDSVGGVTARAAVDLLGSGGQHIVFGWSGEGLHDGRPLTFTDEDLAARGITSQNVLGPAMIQKAGGMRPLETLALAEAAAGRLRPTVQRYPLAEAAAAHRALETRGTMGKVVLIP, from the coding sequence ATGCACGCCATCCGCCTCCACGCCTTCGGCCCCGCCGAGAACCTCCGCCACGAACTCACCGACGACCCCGTACCCGCCCCCGGCCAGGTCCGGATCGCCGTCGCCGCAGCCGGCGTGCACCTCATCGACACCGCCCTGCGCGAAGGCATGACCGGCCCCTACCCGGCCCCCGCCGAACTGCCCACGATCCCCGGCCGCGAAGTCGCAGGCACCGTCGAGTCACTCGGCGAGGGCACCGACCCCGCCTGGCTCGGCCGCCACGTCGTCGCCCACATCGGCACGGCCCCCGGTGGCTACGCCGAACTCGCCGTCGTGGACGCCGACAAGCTCCACCCGGTCCCCGCAGGACTCGACGCGGCCGAAGCCGTCGCCATGATCGGCACCGGCCGCACCACCCTGGGCATCCTGCAGTTCACCGAACTCGGCCCCGACTCCGTCGCCGTCGTCACCGCGGCGGCCGGCGGCATCGGCACCCTTCTCGTCCAGCACGCCAGGAACACCGGCGCCACCGTCATCGGCCTGGCCGGCGGACCCGCCAAAGTCGCCCGCGTCAAGGAGAACGGCGCCGACCTCGCCGTCGACTACACCCTCCCCGACTGGCCCCGCCAGGTCCGCATGCACCTCGACACCCTGGGCCGCCGCGCCACCGTCGTGTACGACTCCGTCGGCGGAGTCACCGCCCGCGCCGCCGTCGACCTGCTCGGCAGCGGCGGACAGCACATCGTCTTCGGCTGGTCGGGCGAAGGACTCCACGACGGCCGGCCCCTCACCTTCACCGACGAGGACCTCGCCGCACGCGGCATCACGTCCCAGAACGTGCTCGGCCCCGCCATGATCCAGAAGGCCGGCGGAATGCGGCCCCTGGAAACCCTGGCCCTCGCCGAGGCCGCGGCCGGCCGCCTGCGCCCCACCGTCCAGCGCTACCCGCTCGCCGAAGCGGCCGCCGCCCACCGCGCCCTCGAGACCCGCGGCACGATGGGCAAGGTCGTCCTCATCCCCTGA